The genomic DNA ACACGCCCCTTTTTATGTAAGTTTATTAATTTTAATCCTTGCAATGGTAAAAAAGGAAACAAGATTTAATAAGAAAAAGTTATACGACTTAATGATTAACATAGGAAAGGTTTTAACAGATTTAACTTGTTTAATTGCTGGAATTGGGTTTATCGTCGGCGCTTTATCTATCACAGGTGTTTCTTTCTCCTTTTCAAGGGAACTCATTACAGCAGCGGGAGATAGCACAATCCTTATTTTAATTGCTGGAGCGATTACGAGCTTCATTTTAGGGATGGGAATGACCGTTTCTGCTGTTTATATTTTTTTGGCCGTTATTCTAGCTCCCGCGTTAGTGCAAATGCAAATTGATCCAATTGCAGCACATTTATTTGTTTTGTATTGGGCAACTGTATCTTACATTACTCCGCCTGTTGCGTTAGCATCTTTTGCAGCTGCTGGAATCGCTAAAGCGAATCCTATGAAAACGGGGTTTGTATCAGTACGTTTAGGAATTGTAACCTTTATTATTCCGTTCTTTTTTGTATATGATCCTGCATTGATCGGGAGAGGCAGCGTGGACGAAGTTTTAATCGTAATCACCTCAGCTGTTCTAGGTGTCTTCCTATTATCGTCCTCTTTAGAGGGGTATTTAATTGGGGCAGGAGAAATAAAAAATTGGCTTTTAAGAGGACTTTTATTCGTGACCTCACTACTCATTATTATTCCTAATATTGCATTAACAATAGGAGGGCTTGCAGTAGGAGTTGTCGTGTTTGTCTTTATCCGATTACAAAACAAAACGGATCTTAAAATAGAGGGGGAACAGGAAGTTGTTAAAAATGAAGGATTTTAATATGAAAGCGTTTTTTTCGCCAGCTTCGATCGCGATTATTGGTGCTTCCGAAGATTTTACAAGTATAGGCGGAAAACCGATCCGAAACTTAATCAACCACCAATATAAAGGAAAGTTGTTTTTAGTTAATCCAAAGTATAAGCAAATTCAACAATATAAATGTTATCCAACTATTTTAGATATTCCAACTGAAGTAGAGTTGGCTCTTATTGCGATATCATCTAAAAGGATTAAGGATGTTATGGAACAATGCGCTGAGAAAAAAATTCAATACGCTGTTTTGTTCGGAGCCGGCTTTGCTGAGCTTGGATCTACGGGAGAGAAACTGCAGCAAGAGGTTTTACAAATTGCCCAAAAAGCCGATATTCGACTAATTGGCCCTAACTGTGTAGGATGTCTAAATGTTTTAGAACAAATTCCGATGGGATTTGCTACATCGTTTGAGGCGCAAACGTTTCTTTCTGGAAATGTTGCGCTCGCTTCTCAAAGCGGTGCATTTGGTTACTCTGTTTTTGGTCTTGCTCAAGAAGAAAAGATAGGATTTTCCTACATTGCAAACACTGGAAATCAAGTTGATATTTCGACTTTAGACTTTCTTGTTGAGATGTTAAATGATGAAAAAACAGATGTGCTTGCAGCTTATTTAGAAAGTATTCCTGATGGAGAACAATTTATCGATATTTTGAAACGTGCAAAAGAAAAGAGGAAGCCTGTCATTATTTTAAAATCAGGCCGCTCTCAACTAGGGCAAAAAGCAGCGTTATCTCATACAGCATCGATAGCTGGTTCATCAGATGTATATGAAGCAGTGGCAGAGCAATACGGTGCAATTTCGGTTCGTGACATGAACGATATGATCGATGCAATGAAGATTTTTTCGCGAAAAAAGTATGCTTCAGGATCAAAAATTGCTGTTGTTACTACTTCAGGTGCATCGGGCATTGCTATGGCTGATTTGAGTGAGGAATATGAATTAGAAATGGCCGAATTATCTTCGAAAACAAAAGAAATGATTGAGGGTATTATTCCTTCCTTTGGTTCATCTTTGAATCCGATTGATATTACTTTACAAGCTTTAAATAACAAATCTATTTTAAGTGATACAATCGAAGCGCTTGTGGAAGCAGAAGAGTGTGATTTAGTCGTTGTGGCTACTACGCTAGGCGGAAAATTAGGGGAAAAAGTGTGTCAAGATATTATCGAGCTAGATAAAAAAACAGAGAAACCGATTATCGTCACTCTTACTGGAAGGAAAGATATTGTTGGCGGGGGATTAAATATTTTACAAAATGCAGGAATCCCTGTATATCAAACTCCTTCACAAACGATACAGGCAATTTCTATGCTAGTGAAACACTCGAAATATATTAGACGTTCTAAAGATCAAACGGTGACAGCTTCGCAAATATTGCTAGACGATCCACAAAATGTTTGGACAGAAGAAAAAGTGAAACCTATGTTAAAAAACTTACATTTTAACATTCCGAGAGGCGTAGTTGTACAATCTGAGCAACAATTACAATCGGTTTTAAACAGCTTTACATTTCCTGTAGTGATGAAGGTGATCTCACAAAATATTTTGCATAAAACAGATGCGAAAGCTGTTAAGGTCGGAATTGAAACAAAACAGGAAGCAATCAATTCCTTTTATGAATTAATCGAAAATGCACAACGTTATTCGCCGGAAGCAAAAATAGAAGGAATATTACTAGAAGAAATGTTAACTGAAGATGGAATTGAAATGTTTATTGGAATAAAACACGATCCCACTTTCGGTCCAATTGTAGCGTGCGGATTTGGGGGAGTTTTTATTGAAGTTTTGAAAGATATCTCCTTACGAAAAGCCCCATTCGGTAAAGAAACTGCATTAGAAATGATTAAGAGTTTAAAAGGATATCCGATCTTAACTGGGACGAGAGGGAGAGATCCGGCTGACATTAATGCCTTTGCTGAAGCTTTGTCACATGTAGCAAATTTTGCCTATCGTCAAGGAGCTTTATTAAAGGAGCTTGATATTAATCCTGTAGTTGTTCTAAAAGAGGGGAAAGGCATCGTTGCGTTAGATGGAATAATAAGCTGGGGCGAAAGCTTGCCATAAGTGAATAGCATTCTAGCAGGAAACGATCCGATCTTTTTAATTAGCTATGTTAAGCAATATTGTTATTTTAGACTCATTCGTTCCTTTTAACGATACGAAGTGAGAAAGATAGTTCGTTTGCTTTCCCCTTTGTATATCGTTAAAAGGAAAATGAGTAAATAAATGAACGAGTTTCGAGTTTTATAACATAGCATGTTATTAAAAAAACAATAAGGAAGAGATATGATTTGTTCATATACGAAAAAGTAATGAATGTGTTGCTTTTGCTGTTAGTTTTTACTTTCCTGCTAAACTATTTCATTTTATTTGATTCTTATTTTATTTACGTAGGATTTTTATCCTTTGTTGTTATTTTACTTTGTTTACCTATTACGTCAGGTTTACCTCGTATATTTTCATTATTAATGCTGCTAATCGGAATGACTGTGATGATTTGGACTGCCAAACCGTTTTCGATATGGACACCAATGTTTACAAAAAACATGTCGTTAGTCATTTTAATTATTTTTGTTCCAGTATTGGCGATTCCATTAAGCATTGGTCAATACAATCAAGAAATGATGAAATTTCTTATCCGATTTACTGAAAAGAAGAGCTTGCTTTTTTTATGGATTTCGTCCACCATTTTTGTTTTAGGTTCGATTGTTAATTTAGGTTCTATTTCAGTTGTGCACTCTATTATTGAAAAGGCTCATATTCCGAAGGAGTTTTTAGGTAGAGTTTATGTAAGAGGATTTACATCAGTCATTACATGGTCGCCATTTTTTGCGTCAGTATTCCTCATTTTATTTACATTAAATTTGTCTGTAGCAAATTTTATTTTTTATAGTTTCATATTGGGGACGATCCAGTTAATTGCTGCAAATTTACTATTTCGTTATCGTGAAAAAGATAAGATATCTTTTCAACATCGTCCGCGTGTACTTCACAATATAAATCGCAAAAAGGTAAAAGAATTAGCGGTTGTCTTTTTCTTATTAGTTGTCATTGTTTTAAGTATAGAAAGATTTGTGAATACGAATATGAGCATAGTCATTACAATGATTGTTGTTTTAATTACTTTTGGATGGTGTTTTTTTTTAAGGAAAGTAAAAGAAATTTTATTACAATTTCATCAATTTTCGATGAATGTTTTACCAAAAAGAGCTAATGAAGTTGTTTTGTTTTTAACTGCTGGATTTTTTAGTGAAACCCTTTCGATGACACCTTTAGGTCAACATGTACAAAAGTTATTTATGTTTTTAGCAAACAAGACGATCATTTTAGTCATTCTGTTTATGTTGATAATCACGATGCTATTCGCCTTAGCAGGCATCCATCAAATTGTAACGATCAGTGCTTTTTTATCTAGTGTGAATCCGTTAGAGTTTGGCTTTTCTCATTTAATGTTTGCTTTAACATTAACGTGTTCTTGGTCATTGTCGACATTAATTTCACCAACAACTCCGGTAAATATCATTACAGCACAATTATTAAAAGTGAACATTCCTGATCTTATTCGCTGGAATGCTCCTTTTGCAATTTTAATGATTTTTTTATACACTGCGGTTATTTATCTTTTTTACATATTATCATAAGGAAGGTGACAATTTTGTTTAGAACCGGAATAACGAGTTTATTCGGAATTGAACATCCTATTATTCAAGGCGGTTTACAAGAACTAGGGAAAGAAACGCTTGTTACAGCTGTATCTAATGCTGGTGCTCTTGGATTATTAACAGCGGGAAGTTATGAAAATAAGCAGGAATTCAGAACAGCTATTCGCAATGTTCGTAAACAGACCGATAAACCTTTTGGAGCTAACATTACAATAGGAATTCGTCAACCTATGGATCGGTTTGTAGAAGCTGTAATCGAGGAAGAAGTGCCAATCGTTTTTACATCCGGTCAAAATCCAGAGCCTTATATGGAAAAATTAAAAAGAGCAGGAATTATCGTTACACATGTCGTTCCAACAGTTCGATTTGAAAAAAAGGCGGAAATAATAGGATGTGATGCTGTAGTTGTAGTTGGATATGAATGTGGGGGACATCCAGGCTTAGATGATATTTCTAGCTTGACTCTTATTCAAAGAGCAGTTCAAGAAGTAAGCATTCCCGTCATTGCCGCAGGCGGCTTTAGCACTGGGAAGTCTCTTGTGGCAGCTTTAGCTCTTGGAGCACAAGGAATCCAAATGGGGACAAGATTTTTGTTGGCAAAGGAAAATCCACTAAATGAAAAAGTGAAAAAACATTTACTCCATTTAAATGAAACCGACACTGTCATCGTCAAACGTTCTTTGCAAAAGCCGATGAGAGTGATGAAAACTAACACTGCTCTACAAGTTGTCGCAATGGAAGGTAATGATTGTTCATTTGAAGAGCTTTATCCTTATATTAGCGGAAAATCATACAAACAGTTAATTCATAATGGGGATATTGATGCTGGGGTGATTTCATTAGGACAAACAATTGGTTTAATTAATGAAATTCAATCAGTGGAGAAAATCATTGCTAGTGTAATCAACGAAGCAAAGATACAGCTTCATACTCTTCATAAAGCATGTCCTATCATCTAAATGGCTATTATCAGCTCCCACTTTTAAAACAACAGTAGGAAAATTCGCTGTTGTTTTTTATTTATCCGCTTTTTAACGAAAAAAACAGCATTTTTTCCTTCATTATGTAGGTACAATCATAAAGATGGTAACGTTATAATTTATTTACAGAAAATATTTAATATTAAAATAAATAGGGAGATGACGAAATGTCTGTTCGGACAGTTGGAATTGTAGGCGCAGGATCAATGGGTTCAGGTATTGCAAACGTCGTGGCGATGAATGGATTTACGGTGATTTTACATGATATTGAAAATTGTTTTTTGGAAAATGCTATAAAACGAATCGATCAGTTTATGGAAAAAAGTGTGTCTCGAGGGAAAATGACGCCTGAGGAAAAACAAAAAACACTTGAGCGTATTAACATGACAACGAATCTTGAACAGCTAGAAGATGCGGATATCGTCATTGAAGCTGTTATTGAAGATCTTGAGTTAAAAAAGGAAGTATTTTAAAAACTTGACCAAATTGTAAAAGAAGGTGTCATTTTAGCGACAAATACATCCTCAATGTCTATTACGGAAATTGCAGCTGCGACGAAACGTCCAGAACGGGTTGCGGGCATGCATTTTTTTAATCCTGCTCAAATAATGAAACTCGTTGAAGTTGTACGCGGTTTTCAAACAAGTGACGAAACAGTTGAAGAATTGAAAACGTTTTCCAAACAGTTAAATAAAGAAGCAGTAGAAGTAAAGAAAGATACTCCGGGATTTATCGTCAATCGGATCATGATTCCACAGTTTATCGAAGCAATCAAGCTACTTGAAGAAGGTGTGGCGACAGCGGAGGATATCGATAAGGCAGTGAAACTCGGCTTAAACTATCCGATGGGCCCTTTTGAACTGCAAGATTTTGCGGGTGTTGATATTGGTTATTACGTCATGGAATATTTTAAAGCAGAATTGAATGAGAATCGTTTTGCACCGCCGCTTCTTCTCAAACAGTTAGTTAGATCCGGCAGGCATGGGAAAAAAACAGGTGCAGGTTTTTACGACTACGATTAATAATGGAGGAATGAAAAATCATGAATGATGCGTTTTTGCAATATAAATTTGAAGATAAGGTAGCGATTGTGACGCTTAATCGACCTCCTGTCAATCCGTTAAATACGCAAGTTTTTCAAGAATTATTAGCATTATTTGCTGAACTTGAAGTAAATGATGAAGTGCGGGCAGTCGTACTTACTGGCAGCGGCGAGAAAGCATTTGTTGCGGGTGCAGATATAAATGAAATGGCTAATCTTGATCTTGCAGGTGTTCATAAAATGAATAAAATCTCCCGGACTGTTTTTACAAAAATCGAAACTTTAACGAAACCTGTTATCGCAGCAATAAATGGTCTTGCGCTTGGCGGAGGGCTTGAACTTGCTTTAGCTTGTGATTTAAGAATAAGCTCGGACAAGGCGAAATTTGCGTTTCCTGAAGTTGGTCTAGGGATTATTCCAGGCGGAGGCGGGACACAACGGTTACAAAAAATTGTCGGTCAAGGAATTGCAAAAGAGCTTCTCTATTTTGGAGAGATGTTTGATGCACAGCGAGCATTAAGTTTGCACATTGTTAATAAAGTAGTTCCAGCTGACGAAGTCTTATCAACCGCAAAAGATTGGGCAAAGAAATTAGCGAGCAAACCGCCTATCGCCTTGCAAATGATAAAAACAGCTGTTAATGCTGGCGGCAATACTGATATTGAGTCTGGTTTGACGATTGAAAGTGCATGCTTCGTTAATGCATTTTCAACAGAAGATCGGAAAGAGGGTTTACAGGCGTTCGTTGAAAAACGAAAACCAGTATATGTTGGGAGATAGGAGCGAATGAACATGAAAAATACAGATGTGGTACTAATTGAAGGAGCACGAACCGCTTTTGGAGAATTTGGCGGCAGTTTGAAAAGTATTTCTGCGATTGATTTAGGGGTGGCTGCAGCAAAAGAAGCCATTAAGCGATCAAATATCGATCCTGAACAAATAGATGAAACAATAGTCGGCAACGTCATTCAGTCAAGTTCTGATGCGATTTATATTGGACGCCATATTGGTTTAAAGGCGGGGGCACGGAAGGAGTCGTCAGGTCTTACTGTTAATCGCTTGTGCGGTTCAGGTCTTCAGGCACTTACCACAGGTGCGGACTCGATTATGCTCGGTCATCATAAAGTCGTTTTAGCAGGCGGGACTGAAAATATGAGTCAAATACCACATGTTATCCGCGGCGCACGCTGGGGCACCCCGCTTGGTCATGGACAAATGGAAGATTATTTATGGGCAGCTCTTTATGACTCATATGGCGATTGTACGATGTCCATTACCGCGGAAAATCTTGCGGAAAAATATCATATTTCTCGTGAAGAAATCGATCAGTTTGCGTTCCGCAGTCAAACACGAGCATTAGCAGCAATGGAAAATGGTCTGTTTGAAAAAGAAATTGTCCCTGTCATCATCAAAGTAAAAAGTGAAGAAAAAATCGTCAACCGTGATGAGCACCCTCGTTTGACATCACTCGAAAAATTAGCAAAACTTCCAGCACGTTTTAAAAAGAACGGTGTCGTAACA from Bacillus aquiflavi includes the following:
- a CDS encoding enoyl-CoA hydratase/isomerase family protein; translated protein: MNDAFLQYKFEDKVAIVTLNRPPVNPLNTQVFQELLALFAELEVNDEVRAVVLTGSGEKAFVAGADINEMANLDLAGVHKMNKISRTVFTKIETLTKPVIAAINGLALGGGLELALACDLRISSDKAKFAFPEVGLGIIPGGGGTQRLQKIVGQGIAKELLYFGEMFDAQRALSLHIVNKVVPADEVLSTAKDWAKKLASKPPIALQMIKTAVNAGGNTDIESGLTIESACFVNAFSTEDRKEGLQAFVEKRKPVYVGR
- a CDS encoding TRAP transporter permease gives rise to the protein MPIGFLQGQMFDFITTARNHAMSTNSIIGIPFETVGSLLIGFMLFGVILTASGGGDFFYNLAQSIFGRFRGGAAKVSIISSAFFGMLSGSAISNTITTGAMTIPSMKKGGYPPHYAAAVEACSSTGGTITPPIMGSAAFIMASFIGVPYSEIAIAAAIPAVLYFFALIIQADGFAAKNNLKGLPVSQIPSLKETLKSGWLYLFALALLTYLLIFMRNEGHAPFYVSLLILILAMVKKETRFNKKKLYDLMINIGKVLTDLTCLIAGIGFIVGALSITGVSFSFSRELITAAGDSTILILIAGAITSFILGMGMTVSAVYIFLAVILAPALVQMQIDPIAAHLFVLYWATVSYITPPVALASFAAAGIAKANPMKTGFVSVRLGIVTFIIPFFFVYDPALIGRGSVDEVLIVITSAVLGVFLLSSSLEGYLIGAGEIKNWLLRGLLFVTSLLIIIPNIALTIGGLAVGVVVFVFIRLQNKTDLKIEGEQEVVKNEGF
- a CDS encoding acetyl-CoA C-acetyltransferase, which encodes MKNTDVVLIEGARTAFGEFGGSLKSISAIDLGVAAAKEAIKRSNIDPEQIDETIVGNVIQSSSDAIYIGRHIGLKAGARKESSGLTVNRLCGSGLQALTTGADSIMLGHHKVVLAGGTENMSQIPHVIRGARWGTPLGHGQMEDYLWAALYDSYGDCTMSITAENLAEKYHISREEIDQFAFRSQTRALAAMENGLFEKEIVPVIIKVKSEEKIVNRDEHPRLTSLEKLAKLPARFKKNGVVTAGNASGINDGAAMTVLTSSEYAIKNNLTPIARLVSYAVVGVEPKIMGIGPAPAIREALRKAGLTLKDLDLIEINEAFAAQYLACQKELNFDPEIGNVNGGAVALGHPLGASGGRITLSLIYELQRRNKKYGAAALCIGGGQGIAAIWERL
- a CDS encoding NAD(P)H-dependent flavin oxidoreductase, yielding MTILFRTGITSLFGIEHPIIQGGLQELGKETLVTAVSNAGALGLLTAGSYENKQEFRTAIRNVRKQTDKPFGANITIGIRQPMDRFVEAVIEEEVPIVFTSGQNPEPYMEKLKRAGIIVTHVVPTVRFEKKAEIIGCDAVVVVGYECGGHPGLDDISSLTLIQRAVQEVSIPVIAAGGFSTGKSLVAALALGAQGIQMGTRFLLAKENPLNEKVKKHLLHLNETDTVIVKRSLQKPMRVMKTNTALQVVAMEGNDCSFEELYPYISGKSYKQLIHNGDIDAGVISLGQTIGLINEIQSVEKIIASVINEAKIQLHTLHKACPII
- a CDS encoding acetate--CoA ligase family protein → MKDFNMKAFFSPASIAIIGASEDFTSIGGKPIRNLINHQYKGKLFLVNPKYKQIQQYKCYPTILDIPTEVELALIAISSKRIKDVMEQCAEKKIQYAVLFGAGFAELGSTGEKLQQEVLQIAQKADIRLIGPNCVGCLNVLEQIPMGFATSFEAQTFLSGNVALASQSGAFGYSVFGLAQEEKIGFSYIANTGNQVDISTLDFLVEMLNDEKTDVLAAYLESIPDGEQFIDILKRAKEKRKPVIILKSGRSQLGQKAALSHTASIAGSSDVYEAVAEQYGAISVRDMNDMIDAMKIFSRKKYASGSKIAVVTTSGASGIAMADLSEEYELEMAELSSKTKEMIEGIIPSFGSSLNPIDITLQALNNKSILSDTIEALVEAEECDLVVVATTLGGKLGEKVCQDIIELDKKTEKPIIVTLTGRKDIVGGGLNILQNAGIPVYQTPSQTIQAISMLVKHSKYIRRSKDQTVTASQILLDDPQNVWTEEKVKPMLKNLHFNIPRGVVVQSEQQLQSVLNSFTFPVVMKVISQNILHKTDAKAVKVGIETKQEAINSFYELIENAQRYSPEAKIEGILLEEMLTEDGIEMFIGIKHDPTFGPIVACGFGGVFIEVLKDISLRKAPFGKETALEMIKSLKGYPILTGTRGRDPADINAFAEALSHVANFAYRQGALLKELDINPVVVLKEGKGIVALDGIISWGESLP